One segment of Theobroma cacao cultivar B97-61/B2 chromosome 9, Criollo_cocoa_genome_V2, whole genome shotgun sequence DNA contains the following:
- the LOC18587691 gene encoding protein RRC1 isoform X6, translated as MAAKGKESEKKEEERLKEKEKGKSRNIDNFMEELKHEQEMRERRNQEREHWRDGRHTDSSAPSSRFDELPDDFDPSGKLPGSFDDGDPQTTNLYVGNLSPKVDENFLLRTFGRFGPIASVKIMWPRTEEERRRQRNCGFVAFMNRADGQAAKDEMQGVVVYEYELKIGWGKSVALPSQALPAPPPGHMAIRSKEGGSIILSGPSGPPVTSVPNQNSELVLTPNVPDIMVAPPEDSHVHHVIDTMALYVLDGGCAFEQAIMERGRGNPLFNFLFVLGSKEHTYYVWRLYSFAQGDTLQRWRTEPFIMITGSGRWVPPPLPTTKSPEHEKDSTATYAAGRSRRVEPERTLTDPQRDEFEDMLRALTLERSLIKEAMGFALDNADAAGEIVEVLTESLTLKETPIPTKVARLMLVSDILHNSSAPVKNASAYRTKFEATLPDIMESFNDLYRSVTGRITAEALKERVLKVLQVWSDWFLFSDAYVNGLRATFLRSGNSGVAPFHSICGDAPEIEKNTSSEDAGDGIKGNQDAALAMGKGAAMRELMDLPLAELERRCRHNGLSLVGGREIMVARLLSLEDAEKQRSYELDDDLKLAQSRSSSCRYSSGQRDINAEAEPVGLSGWTHYADNEIHSQRKGSVPLAETLPIPQPEIKAFLKKEKIDPVLPASKWSREDDDSDDEEKRSTRGLGLSYSSSGSENAGDGTSKADELEFGTDASIPAPSESAMNEEQRQKLRRLEVALIEYRESLEERGIKSAEDIERRVAAHRKRLESEYGLSDSSEDISGRKRTSSERRERRDDAHDSSRKRHRSQSRSESPPRKSSNRDRDRENDSVNDREKHRDRDRDRSHDLESERGRERERDRREKSGSRERDDHDRDRGRERDRDRRRRIK; from the exons ATGGCAGCCAAGGGAAAGGAATCTGAGAAGAAG GAGGAGGAAAGGCtgaaggagaaggagaaggGAAAGTCTCGAAACATTGATAATTTTATGGAGGAGCTGAAGCATGAACAAGAGATGAGGGAGAGGAGAAATCAGGAACGTGAACATTGGCGTGATGGGCGTCATACTGACAGTTCTGCT CCATCCAGTCGGTTTGATGAGCTGCCTGATGATTTTGATCCAAGTGGAAAACTGCCTGGATCATTTGATGATGGTGATCCTCAAACAACAAATCTCTATGTTGGAAATCTGTCACCAAAG gttgatgaaaattttcttctgCGAACTTTTGGAAGATTTGGGCCTATTGCTAGTGTGAAGATTATGTGGCCTAGGACAGAGGAGGAGCGAAGACGGCAAAGAAATTGTGGCTTTGTGGCTTTCATGAATAGAGCTGATGGACAAGCTGCAAAAGATGAAATGCAAG GAGTTGTTGTCTATGAATATGAGTTGAAAATTGGGTGGGGTAAATCTGTTGCTCTTCCATCACAAGCATTACCTGCTCCCCCACCTGGACACATGGCTATCAGGAGCAAGGAG GGTGGTTCTATAATCTTATCTGGTCCTTCAGGCCCACCGGTGACATCTGTTCCGAATCAGAATTCTGAACTG GTTCTTACTCCAAATGTTCCAGATATAATGGTCGCTCCACCTGAGGACAGTCATGTCCACCATGTGATTGATACAATGGCTCTTTATGTTCTTGATGGAGGATGTGCCTTTGAACAAGCTATTATGGAGAGGGGTCGTGGCAACCCTCTATTCAACTTTTTGTTTGTGCTTGGCTCAAAGGAACATACTTACTATGTCTGGAGACTATATTCTTTCGCTCAG GGTGATACTCTTCAAAGGTGGCGGACAGAGCCTTTTATTATGATAACTGGTAGTGGAAG aTGGGTACCACCACCTCTGCCAACTACAAAAAGTCCGGAGCATGAAAAGGACTCCACTGCCACATATGCTGCAGGAAGAAGCAGG CGGGTGGAGCCAGAACGAACACTTACTGATCCACAAAGGGATGAATTTGAGGACATGCTACGGGCATTGACATTAGAGAGGAGTCTGATAAAGGAAGCTATGGGTTTTGCTTTGGATAATGCTGATGCTGCTGGAGAG ATAGTTGAAGTTTTGACAGAGTCTTTGACACTTAAAGAAACACCTATTCCAACTAAAGTTGCAAGGCTAATGCTTGTTTCTGACATTCTTCATAATAGCAGTGCTCCTGTTAAAAATGCATCTGCATACCGCACCAAATTTGAAGCAACATTGCCTGATATAATGGAGAGCTTTAATGATTTGTACCGCAGTGTAACGGGAAGAATCACGGCCGAGGCCCTTAAG GAACGGGTTCTGAAAGTGTTGCAAGTATGGTCAGACTGGTTTCTTTTTTCAGATGCATATGTGAACGGACTGCGAGCCACTTTTCTTCGATCAGGAAACTCTGGTGTGGCCCCGTTCCATTCTATTTGTGGTGATGCACcagaaattgaaaagaataCTAGTTCAGAAGACGCGGGTGATGGGATTAAGGGCAATCAAGATGCTGCTTTGGCAATGGGCAAAGGTGCAGCTATGAGGGAGCTAATGGATCTCCCTCTTGCTGAGCTGGAAAGACGTTGTAGACATAATGGATTGTCTCTTGTTGGTGGTAGAGAAATAATGGTTGCACGACTGTTAAGCCTGGAAGATGCAGAAAAGCAGAGAAGTTATGAACTAGATGATGACTTGAAGCTTGCACAAAGCCGATCAAGTTCTTGTAGATATTCTAGTGGTCAGAGAGATATAAATGCTGAAGCAGAGCCAGTGGGATTGTCTGGATGGACTCATTATGCAGACAATGAGATCCATTCACAGCGCAAAGGTTCTGTACCTCTGGCTGAAACCCTTCCAATCCCACAGCCTGAAATAAAAGCATtcttaaagaaagagaaaatcgATCCTGTTTTGCCAGCCTCTAAATGGTCTCGAGAAGATGATGACAgtgatgatgaagaaaaaagaagcacTAGGGGTCTGGGGTTGAGCTACTCGTCTTCTGGAAGTGAGAATGCTGGTGATGGTACTAGTAAGGCTGATGAATTGGAGTTTGGAACTGATGCAAGCATTCCAGCTCCATCTGAAAGTGCAATGAATGAAGAGCAGAG GCAAAAGTTGAGACGTCTGGAGGTTGCTTTGATAGAATATCGAGAATCCCTTGAGGAGCGGGGAATTAAAAGTGCTGAGGATATTGAGAGAAGGGTTGCAGCGCATCGGAAACGGCTAGAATCTGAATATGGTTTATCAGATTCTAGTGAAGATATTTCAGGAAGAA AAAGAACATCTTCAGAGAGGAGAGAAAGGCGAGATGATGCGCACGATTCTTCAAGAAAGCGGCATCGCAGTCAAAGCCGAAGTGAGAGCCCTCCACGGAAATCATCAAACAGAGACAGGGATAGAGAAAACGATTCAGTTAATGACCGGGAAAAGCACAGGGATAGAGATAGAGATAGATCTCATGATCTGGAAAGTGAAagggggagagagagagagcgagACCGTCGGGAAAAGAGTGGAAGCAGAGAAAGGGATGATCATGATAGGGATAGAggcagagagagagatagGGATAGGAGGAGGCGAATAAAATGA
- the LOC18587691 gene encoding protein RRC1 isoform X5 yields the protein MAAKGKESEKKKEEERLKEKEKGKSRNIDNFMEELKHEQEMRERRNQEREHWRDGRHTDSSAPSSRFDELPDDFDPSGKLPGSFDDGDPQTTNLYVGNLSPKVDENFLLRTFGRFGPIASVKIMWPRTEEERRRQRNCGFVAFMNRADGQAAKDEMQGVVVYEYELKIGWGKSVALPSQALPAPPPGHMAIRSKEGGSIILSGPSGPPVTSVPNQNSELVLTPNVPDIMVAPPEDSHVHHVIDTMALYVLDGGCAFEQAIMERGRGNPLFNFLFVLGSKEHTYYVWRLYSFAQGDTLQRWRTEPFIMITGSGRWVPPPLPTTKSPEHEKDSTATYAAGRSRRVEPERTLTDPQRDEFEDMLRALTLERSLIKEAMGFALDNADAAGEIVEVLTESLTLKETPIPTKVARLMLVSDILHNSSAPVKNASAYRTKFEATLPDIMESFNDLYRSVTGRITAEALKERVLKVLQVWSDWFLFSDAYVNGLRATFLRSGNSGVAPFHSICGDAPEIEKNTSSEDAGDGIKGNQDAALAMGKGAAMRELMDLPLAELERRCRHNGLSLVGGREIMVARLLSLEDAEKQRSYELDDDLKLAQSRSSSCRYSSGQRDINAEAEPVGLSGWTHYADNEIHSQRKGSVPLAETLPIPQPEIKAFLKKEKIDPVLPASKWSREDDDSDDEEKRSTRGLGLSYSSSGSENAGDGTSKADELEFGTDASIPAPSESAMNEEQRQKLRRLEVALIEYRESLEERGIKSAEDIERRVAAHRKRLESEYGLSDSSEDISGRKRTSSERRERRDDAHDSSRKRHRSQSRSESPPRKSSNRDRDRENDSVNDREKHRDRDRDRSHDLESERGRERERDRREKSGSRERDDHDRDRGRERDRDRRRRIK from the exons ATGGCAGCCAAGGGAAAGGAATCTGAGAAGAAG AAGGAGGAGGAAAGGCtgaaggagaaggagaaggGAAAGTCTCGAAACATTGATAATTTTATGGAGGAGCTGAAGCATGAACAAGAGATGAGGGAGAGGAGAAATCAGGAACGTGAACATTGGCGTGATGGGCGTCATACTGACAGTTCTGCT CCATCCAGTCGGTTTGATGAGCTGCCTGATGATTTTGATCCAAGTGGAAAACTGCCTGGATCATTTGATGATGGTGATCCTCAAACAACAAATCTCTATGTTGGAAATCTGTCACCAAAG gttgatgaaaattttcttctgCGAACTTTTGGAAGATTTGGGCCTATTGCTAGTGTGAAGATTATGTGGCCTAGGACAGAGGAGGAGCGAAGACGGCAAAGAAATTGTGGCTTTGTGGCTTTCATGAATAGAGCTGATGGACAAGCTGCAAAAGATGAAATGCAAG GAGTTGTTGTCTATGAATATGAGTTGAAAATTGGGTGGGGTAAATCTGTTGCTCTTCCATCACAAGCATTACCTGCTCCCCCACCTGGACACATGGCTATCAGGAGCAAGGAG GGTGGTTCTATAATCTTATCTGGTCCTTCAGGCCCACCGGTGACATCTGTTCCGAATCAGAATTCTGAACTG GTTCTTACTCCAAATGTTCCAGATATAATGGTCGCTCCACCTGAGGACAGTCATGTCCACCATGTGATTGATACAATGGCTCTTTATGTTCTTGATGGAGGATGTGCCTTTGAACAAGCTATTATGGAGAGGGGTCGTGGCAACCCTCTATTCAACTTTTTGTTTGTGCTTGGCTCAAAGGAACATACTTACTATGTCTGGAGACTATATTCTTTCGCTCAG GGTGATACTCTTCAAAGGTGGCGGACAGAGCCTTTTATTATGATAACTGGTAGTGGAAG aTGGGTACCACCACCTCTGCCAACTACAAAAAGTCCGGAGCATGAAAAGGACTCCACTGCCACATATGCTGCAGGAAGAAGCAGG CGGGTGGAGCCAGAACGAACACTTACTGATCCACAAAGGGATGAATTTGAGGACATGCTACGGGCATTGACATTAGAGAGGAGTCTGATAAAGGAAGCTATGGGTTTTGCTTTGGATAATGCTGATGCTGCTGGAGAG ATAGTTGAAGTTTTGACAGAGTCTTTGACACTTAAAGAAACACCTATTCCAACTAAAGTTGCAAGGCTAATGCTTGTTTCTGACATTCTTCATAATAGCAGTGCTCCTGTTAAAAATGCATCTGCATACCGCACCAAATTTGAAGCAACATTGCCTGATATAATGGAGAGCTTTAATGATTTGTACCGCAGTGTAACGGGAAGAATCACGGCCGAGGCCCTTAAG GAACGGGTTCTGAAAGTGTTGCAAGTATGGTCAGACTGGTTTCTTTTTTCAGATGCATATGTGAACGGACTGCGAGCCACTTTTCTTCGATCAGGAAACTCTGGTGTGGCCCCGTTCCATTCTATTTGTGGTGATGCACcagaaattgaaaagaataCTAGTTCAGAAGACGCGGGTGATGGGATTAAGGGCAATCAAGATGCTGCTTTGGCAATGGGCAAAGGTGCAGCTATGAGGGAGCTAATGGATCTCCCTCTTGCTGAGCTGGAAAGACGTTGTAGACATAATGGATTGTCTCTTGTTGGTGGTAGAGAAATAATGGTTGCACGACTGTTAAGCCTGGAAGATGCAGAAAAGCAGAGAAGTTATGAACTAGATGATGACTTGAAGCTTGCACAAAGCCGATCAAGTTCTTGTAGATATTCTAGTGGTCAGAGAGATATAAATGCTGAAGCAGAGCCAGTGGGATTGTCTGGATGGACTCATTATGCAGACAATGAGATCCATTCACAGCGCAAAGGTTCTGTACCTCTGGCTGAAACCCTTCCAATCCCACAGCCTGAAATAAAAGCATtcttaaagaaagagaaaatcgATCCTGTTTTGCCAGCCTCTAAATGGTCTCGAGAAGATGATGACAgtgatgatgaagaaaaaagaagcacTAGGGGTCTGGGGTTGAGCTACTCGTCTTCTGGAAGTGAGAATGCTGGTGATGGTACTAGTAAGGCTGATGAATTGGAGTTTGGAACTGATGCAAGCATTCCAGCTCCATCTGAAAGTGCAATGAATGAAGAGCAGAG GCAAAAGTTGAGACGTCTGGAGGTTGCTTTGATAGAATATCGAGAATCCCTTGAGGAGCGGGGAATTAAAAGTGCTGAGGATATTGAGAGAAGGGTTGCAGCGCATCGGAAACGGCTAGAATCTGAATATGGTTTATCAGATTCTAGTGAAGATATTTCAGGAAGAA AAAGAACATCTTCAGAGAGGAGAGAAAGGCGAGATGATGCGCACGATTCTTCAAGAAAGCGGCATCGCAGTCAAAGCCGAAGTGAGAGCCCTCCACGGAAATCATCAAACAGAGACAGGGATAGAGAAAACGATTCAGTTAATGACCGGGAAAAGCACAGGGATAGAGATAGAGATAGATCTCATGATCTGGAAAGTGAAagggggagagagagagagcgagACCGTCGGGAAAAGAGTGGAAGCAGAGAAAGGGATGATCATGATAGGGATAGAggcagagagagagatagGGATAGGAGGAGGCGAATAAAATGA
- the LOC18587691 gene encoding protein RRC1 isoform X4: MAAKGKESEKKVNFVNEIMKEEERLKEKEKGKSRNIDNFMEELKHEQEMRERRNQEREHWRDGRHTDSSAPSSRFDELPDDFDPSGKLPGSFDDGDPQTTNLYVGNLSPKVDENFLLRTFGRFGPIASVKIMWPRTEEERRRQRNCGFVAFMNRADGQAAKDEMQGVVVYEYELKIGWGKSVALPSQALPAPPPGHMAIRSKEGGSIILSGPSGPPVTSVPNQNSELVLTPNVPDIMVAPPEDSHVHHVIDTMALYVLDGGCAFEQAIMERGRGNPLFNFLFVLGSKEHTYYVWRLYSFAQGDTLQRWRTEPFIMITGSGRWVPPPLPTTKSPEHEKDSTATYAAGRSRRVEPERTLTDPQRDEFEDMLRALTLERSLIKEAMGFALDNADAAGEIVEVLTESLTLKETPIPTKVARLMLVSDILHNSSAPVKNASAYRTKFEATLPDIMESFNDLYRSVTGRITAEALKERVLKVLQVWSDWFLFSDAYVNGLRATFLRSGNSGVAPFHSICGDAPEIEKNTSSEDAGDGIKGNQDAALAMGKGAAMRELMDLPLAELERRCRHNGLSLVGGREIMVARLLSLEDAEKQRSYELDDDLKLAQSRSSSCRYSSGQRDINAEAEPVGLSGWTHYADNEIHSQRKGSVPLAETLPIPQPEIKAFLKKEKIDPVLPASKWSREDDDSDDEEKRSTRGLGLSYSSSGSENAGDGTSKADELEFGTDASIPAPSESAMNEEQRQKLRRLEVALIEYRESLEERGIKSAEDIERRVAAHRKRLESEYGLSDSSEDISGRKRTSSERRERRDDAHDSSRKRHRSQSRSESPPRKSSNRDRDRENDSVNDREKHRDRDRDRSHDLESERGRERERDRREKSGSRERDDHDRDRGRERDRDRRRRIK, translated from the exons ATGGCAGCCAAGGGAAAGGAATCTGAGAAGAAGGTGAATTTTGTTAATGAAATTATG AAGGAGGAGGAAAGGCtgaaggagaaggagaaggGAAAGTCTCGAAACATTGATAATTTTATGGAGGAGCTGAAGCATGAACAAGAGATGAGGGAGAGGAGAAATCAGGAACGTGAACATTGGCGTGATGGGCGTCATACTGACAGTTCTGCT CCATCCAGTCGGTTTGATGAGCTGCCTGATGATTTTGATCCAAGTGGAAAACTGCCTGGATCATTTGATGATGGTGATCCTCAAACAACAAATCTCTATGTTGGAAATCTGTCACCAAAG gttgatgaaaattttcttctgCGAACTTTTGGAAGATTTGGGCCTATTGCTAGTGTGAAGATTATGTGGCCTAGGACAGAGGAGGAGCGAAGACGGCAAAGAAATTGTGGCTTTGTGGCTTTCATGAATAGAGCTGATGGACAAGCTGCAAAAGATGAAATGCAAG GAGTTGTTGTCTATGAATATGAGTTGAAAATTGGGTGGGGTAAATCTGTTGCTCTTCCATCACAAGCATTACCTGCTCCCCCACCTGGACACATGGCTATCAGGAGCAAGGAG GGTGGTTCTATAATCTTATCTGGTCCTTCAGGCCCACCGGTGACATCTGTTCCGAATCAGAATTCTGAACTG GTTCTTACTCCAAATGTTCCAGATATAATGGTCGCTCCACCTGAGGACAGTCATGTCCACCATGTGATTGATACAATGGCTCTTTATGTTCTTGATGGAGGATGTGCCTTTGAACAAGCTATTATGGAGAGGGGTCGTGGCAACCCTCTATTCAACTTTTTGTTTGTGCTTGGCTCAAAGGAACATACTTACTATGTCTGGAGACTATATTCTTTCGCTCAG GGTGATACTCTTCAAAGGTGGCGGACAGAGCCTTTTATTATGATAACTGGTAGTGGAAG aTGGGTACCACCACCTCTGCCAACTACAAAAAGTCCGGAGCATGAAAAGGACTCCACTGCCACATATGCTGCAGGAAGAAGCAGG CGGGTGGAGCCAGAACGAACACTTACTGATCCACAAAGGGATGAATTTGAGGACATGCTACGGGCATTGACATTAGAGAGGAGTCTGATAAAGGAAGCTATGGGTTTTGCTTTGGATAATGCTGATGCTGCTGGAGAG ATAGTTGAAGTTTTGACAGAGTCTTTGACACTTAAAGAAACACCTATTCCAACTAAAGTTGCAAGGCTAATGCTTGTTTCTGACATTCTTCATAATAGCAGTGCTCCTGTTAAAAATGCATCTGCATACCGCACCAAATTTGAAGCAACATTGCCTGATATAATGGAGAGCTTTAATGATTTGTACCGCAGTGTAACGGGAAGAATCACGGCCGAGGCCCTTAAG GAACGGGTTCTGAAAGTGTTGCAAGTATGGTCAGACTGGTTTCTTTTTTCAGATGCATATGTGAACGGACTGCGAGCCACTTTTCTTCGATCAGGAAACTCTGGTGTGGCCCCGTTCCATTCTATTTGTGGTGATGCACcagaaattgaaaagaataCTAGTTCAGAAGACGCGGGTGATGGGATTAAGGGCAATCAAGATGCTGCTTTGGCAATGGGCAAAGGTGCAGCTATGAGGGAGCTAATGGATCTCCCTCTTGCTGAGCTGGAAAGACGTTGTAGACATAATGGATTGTCTCTTGTTGGTGGTAGAGAAATAATGGTTGCACGACTGTTAAGCCTGGAAGATGCAGAAAAGCAGAGAAGTTATGAACTAGATGATGACTTGAAGCTTGCACAAAGCCGATCAAGTTCTTGTAGATATTCTAGTGGTCAGAGAGATATAAATGCTGAAGCAGAGCCAGTGGGATTGTCTGGATGGACTCATTATGCAGACAATGAGATCCATTCACAGCGCAAAGGTTCTGTACCTCTGGCTGAAACCCTTCCAATCCCACAGCCTGAAATAAAAGCATtcttaaagaaagagaaaatcgATCCTGTTTTGCCAGCCTCTAAATGGTCTCGAGAAGATGATGACAgtgatgatgaagaaaaaagaagcacTAGGGGTCTGGGGTTGAGCTACTCGTCTTCTGGAAGTGAGAATGCTGGTGATGGTACTAGTAAGGCTGATGAATTGGAGTTTGGAACTGATGCAAGCATTCCAGCTCCATCTGAAAGTGCAATGAATGAAGAGCAGAG GCAAAAGTTGAGACGTCTGGAGGTTGCTTTGATAGAATATCGAGAATCCCTTGAGGAGCGGGGAATTAAAAGTGCTGAGGATATTGAGAGAAGGGTTGCAGCGCATCGGAAACGGCTAGAATCTGAATATGGTTTATCAGATTCTAGTGAAGATATTTCAGGAAGAA AAAGAACATCTTCAGAGAGGAGAGAAAGGCGAGATGATGCGCACGATTCTTCAAGAAAGCGGCATCGCAGTCAAAGCCGAAGTGAGAGCCCTCCACGGAAATCATCAAACAGAGACAGGGATAGAGAAAACGATTCAGTTAATGACCGGGAAAAGCACAGGGATAGAGATAGAGATAGATCTCATGATCTGGAAAGTGAAagggggagagagagagagcgagACCGTCGGGAAAAGAGTGGAAGCAGAGAAAGGGATGATCATGATAGGGATAGAggcagagagagagatagGGATAGGAGGAGGCGAATAAAATGA